From Terriglobales bacterium, a single genomic window includes:
- a CDS encoding VWA domain-containing protein, whose product MGGQTAMRWVLAAVVLAGGALLAQDQPQPQNPSAQSQQPQQQPIPDAPSATKPAPTPFPPGATAPPAATQAPPPATVTTVPPGGATPLPGSGQEQLYSFIKTVNYVVVPVTVRDSDGRLVEGLTKEDFAVFEDGNQQPIKFFTSDPFPLSVAIVLDLNLSDTVMRKVNETLPALVGAFSPYDEVSIYTYGSSVTQAQDFTSASQQIEAGLKRSRRSGRTGGVPVISGPMASGPTVNGMPVDPGRPPVQSYSREAYVLNDAILEAAQDLARRDKGRRKIIFVISDGAEQGSHASYSEVLKVLLSDEVSVYAIGVDAAAIPAYDTLGKIHVPRMGYGNILPRYASATGGQVFAEFTRDSIEAAYARVTEVARNQYTLGYTSSASVANTYRSIEVRVHRPDLLVYAKGGYYPLPARAR is encoded by the coding sequence ATGGGCGGACAAACGGCGATGAGGTGGGTGCTGGCGGCGGTCGTGCTGGCCGGGGGAGCGCTCCTGGCCCAGGACCAGCCCCAGCCCCAGAACCCTTCGGCGCAATCGCAGCAACCGCAGCAGCAGCCCATCCCCGACGCGCCCTCGGCCACCAAGCCGGCGCCTACCCCCTTCCCCCCGGGCGCCACCGCCCCGCCGGCCGCGACCCAGGCCCCGCCGCCTGCCACCGTCACCACCGTGCCCCCAGGGGGCGCCACGCCCCTGCCCGGAAGCGGCCAGGAGCAGCTATACAGCTTCATCAAGACGGTGAACTACGTGGTGGTTCCGGTGACGGTGCGGGATTCCGACGGGCGGCTGGTGGAAGGGTTGACCAAGGAAGATTTCGCGGTCTTCGAGGATGGCAACCAGCAGCCCATCAAGTTCTTCACCAGCGATCCCTTCCCGCTGTCGGTGGCGATCGTGCTGGACCTGAACCTCTCCGACACGGTGATGCGCAAGGTGAACGAGACCCTGCCCGCGCTGGTGGGCGCCTTCAGCCCCTACGACGAGGTTTCCATCTACACCTACGGCAGCTCGGTGACCCAGGCCCAGGACTTCACCAGCGCCAGCCAGCAGATCGAGGCCGGCTTGAAGCGCTCGCGGCGCTCGGGGAGGACGGGGGGCGTGCCGGTGATCAGCGGCCCCATGGCCTCCGGTCCCACCGTGAACGGCATGCCGGTGGACCCGGGCCGGCCGCCGGTGCAGAGCTACTCGCGCGAGGCTTACGTGCTCAACGACGCCATCCTGGAGGCGGCGCAGGACTTGGCTCGGCGCGACAAGGGGCGGCGCAAGATCATCTTCGTCATCAGCGACGGAGCGGAACAGGGTAGCCACGCCAGCTACAGCGAGGTCCTCAAGGTGCTGCTCTCCGACGAGGTCTCGGTCTACGCCATCGGGGTGGACGCGGCCGCCATCCCCGCCTACGACACCCTGGGCAAGATCCACGTGCCCCGCATGGGCTACGGCAACATCCTTCCCCGCTACGCCTCGGCCACCGGCGGGCAGGTGTTCGCGGAGTTCACCCGCGACTCCATCGAGGCAGCCTACGCCCGGGTGACCGAGGTAGCCCGCAACCAGTACACCCTGGGCTACACCTCCTCGGCCAGCGTGGCCAACACCTATCGCTCCATCGAGGTGCGGGTGCACCGCCCCGACCTGCTGGTCTACGCCAAGGGCGGCTACTATCCCCTGCCCGCGCGCGCCCGCTGA
- a CDS encoding GTPase domain-containing protein, which produces MSFINFAAREINCKIVYYGAGLGGKTTNLQVVYDKTAEKQKGKMISLATETDRTLFFDFLPLDLGTVRGFKTRFHLYTVPGQVFYEASRKLILRGVDGVVFVADSQEERMDANIEALDNLHENLKEYGYDFAKIPYVLQLNKRDLPNVLAVEQLRKELVRKGEPVFEAVAFQGVGVFETLKEIARQVLVELKKG; this is translated from the coding sequence TTGAGCTTCATCAACTTCGCGGCACGCGAGATCAACTGCAAAATCGTCTACTATGGCGCCGGCCTCGGCGGCAAGACGACCAATCTGCAGGTGGTCTACGACAAGACCGCCGAGAAGCAGAAGGGCAAGATGATCTCCCTGGCCACGGAGACCGACCGCACCCTCTTCTTCGACTTCCTGCCCCTGGACCTGGGGACGGTGCGCGGCTTCAAGACCCGCTTCCACCTCTACACCGTGCCCGGACAGGTGTTCTACGAGGCCAGCCGCAAGCTCATCTTGCGGGGCGTGGACGGGGTGGTGTTCGTGGCCGACTCCCAGGAAGAGCGCATGGACGCCAACATCGAGGCCCTGGACAACCTGCACGAGAACCTCAAGGAATACGGCTACGACTTTGCCAAGATCCCTTACGTGCTGCAGCTCAACAAGCGCGACCTGCCCAACGTGCTGGCGGTGGAGCAGCTCAGGAAGGAGCTGGTCAGGAAGGGCGAGCCCGTCTTCGAGGCGGTGGCCTTCCAGGGGGTCGGCGTCTTCGAGACTCTGAAAGAGATCGCGCGGCAGGTGCTGGTCGAACTGAAAAAGGGCTGA
- a CDS encoding M48 family metalloprotease, translated as MSRHPLRQRSLALLLASLFFAVESVAVAAAPELPNPGRVSYSKDQQHQLGLQASQEVYKQMPVLPDSSPVTQYVQQLGRQLQAVIPQQDSWPYEFHVVQQKEINAFALPGGPIFINVGTITAADNEAQLAGVMAHEMSHVYMQHSVKQAEKAQLAEGLAGLLGALIGNSGGLVGSLAQAGIQIGGGMVMLKYSRSDEAQADAVGAIIMYKAGYDPRALPAFFQKLEQQGGQPPQFLSDHPNPGNRVAAVDKEIADWPQRKFLASGQSFARARQQAQGVKAYSAQEIADGAKQGLWARQNAPGGAAVPAGQPAPAGQPAPSPGTAAPGAGSVMPSGSFTTLNNSVLSMKYPDNWQVTQSDGGLTIAPAAGVSQTGVSYGVMLGGYQPRNSGGDVLGSGTQELVSVLTQNNPGLQASGPGDDIRVNGVAGKSVEMSGASPLAGPDGKPLRERDWLVTLVRSDGTLLFLVFTAPEKDFDQLERTAFGPMLRSVKLN; from the coding sequence ATGAGCCGCCATCCATTGCGCCAGCGTTCCCTGGCGCTGCTTCTGGCCAGTCTGTTCTTCGCGGTGGAATCGGTGGCGGTGGCGGCCGCGCCCGAGTTGCCCAATCCCGGGCGGGTCTCCTACAGCAAGGACCAGCAGCACCAACTCGGCCTGCAGGCCTCGCAGGAGGTCTACAAGCAGATGCCGGTGCTGCCCGACTCCAGCCCTGTGACCCAGTACGTGCAGCAGTTGGGGCGCCAGCTGCAAGCAGTCATCCCGCAGCAGGATTCCTGGCCCTACGAGTTCCACGTGGTGCAGCAGAAGGAGATCAACGCCTTTGCCCTGCCCGGCGGGCCCATCTTCATCAACGTGGGCACCATCACCGCCGCCGACAACGAGGCCCAGTTGGCCGGGGTGATGGCCCACGAGATGTCGCATGTGTACATGCAGCACTCGGTCAAGCAGGCGGAGAAGGCACAACTGGCGGAGGGGCTGGCGGGCCTGCTGGGAGCGCTGATCGGCAACTCCGGCGGCCTGGTGGGCAGCCTGGCGCAGGCCGGCATCCAGATCGGCGGCGGCATGGTCATGCTCAAGTACTCTCGCAGCGACGAGGCCCAGGCCGACGCGGTCGGCGCCATCATCATGTACAAGGCCGGCTACGATCCCCGCGCCCTGCCCGCCTTCTTCCAGAAGCTGGAGCAGCAGGGGGGGCAGCCGCCGCAGTTCCTCAGCGACCACCCCAATCCCGGGAACCGCGTCGCCGCCGTGGACAAGGAGATCGCCGACTGGCCGCAGAGAAAGTTCCTCGCTTCCGGCCAGTCCTTCGCGCGCGCCCGCCAGCAGGCCCAGGGAGTGAAGGCCTACAGTGCGCAGGAGATCGCCGACGGCGCCAAGCAGGGCCTGTGGGCGCGGCAGAACGCGCCGGGCGGCGCCGCCGTCCCCGCCGGCCAGCCCGCGCCCGCGGGGCAGCCCGCCCCCTCCCCCGGCACCGCGGCGCCGGGCGCGGGCTCGGTCATGCCCAGCGGCTCCTTCACCACCCTGAACAACAGCGTGCTCTCCATGAAGTACCCCGACAACTGGCAGGTCACGCAGAGCGACGGCGGGCTCACCATCGCTCCCGCAGCCGGGGTCTCGCAAACTGGTGTCTCCTACGGGGTGATGCTGGGCGGCTACCAGCCGCGCAACAGCGGTGGAGACGTGCTGGGGAGCGGCACCCAAGAGCTGGTTTCCGTCCTCACCCAGAACAATCCTGGTCTGCAGGCCAGCGGGCCGGGGGACGATATTCGCGTCAACGGGGTGGCGGGCAAGTCGGTGGAGATGAGCGGAGCCTCACCCCTGGCCGGCCCCGACGGCAAGCCCTTGCGCGAGCGCGACTGGCTGGTCACCCTCGTGCGCAGCGATGGCACCCTGCTCTTCCTGGTCTTCACCGCGCCGGAGAAGGACTTCGATCAGTTGGAGCGCACCGCCTTCGGGCCTATGCTGCGCAGCGTGAAACTCAACTGA
- a CDS encoding AAA family ATPase: protein MKTGLNTVLDPTRRSREVEEFEAYLHRKVVGQDDAIAKVTAMYQTFLAGLNPPGRPVGNLLFLGPTGSGKTRVVEVMAEALFGDPRALLKIDCAEFQHSHEIAKLIGSPPGYLGHRETHPLLTQESLNQWHSDKLRLSLLLFDEVEKASDALWQLLLGILDKATLTLGDNRRVDLSRCLIFLTSNLGAGEMNGLVEAGLGFGQRGADGDARLDERTVRAALEAARRKFSPEFLNRIDKVVVFQRLRPEHLERILEIELGMVQQRILEAASERQFVFRCTPPVKRFLIDRGTDPRYGARHLKRVIERDLVFPLSNLLATGQVRLGDFIRVELDARGALSFVKEAEGVRIPVLERFGEEWPPSAAAGRAARGAAAGAGSTGSRK, encoded by the coding sequence ATGAAGACCGGACTCAATACCGTGCTCGATCCCACCCGGCGCAGCCGCGAAGTGGAGGAGTTCGAGGCCTACCTGCACCGCAAAGTGGTCGGCCAGGACGACGCCATCGCCAAGGTCACCGCCATGTACCAGACCTTTCTGGCGGGGCTGAACCCGCCCGGCCGCCCGGTGGGCAATCTGCTCTTCCTGGGACCGACGGGCTCGGGCAAGACCCGGGTGGTGGAGGTCATGGCCGAGGCCCTCTTCGGCGACCCCCGCGCCCTGCTCAAGATCGACTGCGCCGAGTTCCAGCACAGCCACGAGATCGCCAAGCTCATCGGCTCGCCCCCGGGCTACCTGGGCCACCGCGAGACCCATCCCCTGCTCACCCAGGAGTCGCTCAACCAGTGGCACAGCGACAAGCTGCGGCTTTCGCTGCTCCTCTTCGACGAGGTGGAAAAGGCCTCCGACGCCCTCTGGCAACTGCTGCTGGGCATCCTGGACAAGGCCACGCTCACCTTGGGTGACAACCGCCGCGTGGACCTTTCCCGCTGCCTCATCTTCCTGACCTCCAACCTGGGAGCGGGCGAGATGAACGGGCTGGTGGAGGCCGGCCTGGGCTTCGGGCAGAGGGGCGCCGACGGCGACGCCCGCCTGGACGAGCGCACGGTGCGCGCCGCCCTGGAAGCCGCGCGCCGCAAGTTCTCCCCTGAGTTCCTCAACCGCATCGACAAGGTGGTGGTCTTCCAGCGGCTGCGCCCCGAGCACCTGGAGCGCATCCTGGAGATCGAGTTGGGCATGGTGCAGCAGCGCATCCTCGAGGCCGCGAGCGAGCGCCAGTTCGTCTTCCGCTGCACGCCCCCGGTGAAACGCTTCCTCATCGATCGGGGCACCGACCCACGCTATGGCGCCCGCCACCTCAAGCGCGTCATCGAGCGCGACCTGGTCTTTCCGCTCTCCAACCTGCTGGCCACCGGCCAGGTACGCCTGGGCGACTTCATCCGCGTGGAGCTGGACGCGCGCGGCGCCCTCAGCTTCGTCAAGGAAGCCGAAGGGGTCAGGATCCCGGTGCTGGAGCGGTTCGGAGAAGAGTGGCCTCCCTCCGCGGCCGCCGGGCGCGCCGCGCGCGGGGCCGCCGCCGGCGCCGGCTCCACCGGCTCCCGCAAGTAG
- a CDS encoding putative glycoside hydrolase, which produces MAPPLVTPAPRAAAPAAAAAAPATAATAAAPAPKAPASPAALPMAALPPDFLQPAGTHVEIYTALKGNTLATLVRLYLPESHYMTAGELETAITQANHLKGPFLKPGPVLIPGMEDKPIVEKVIPVKKDFEVRAIYLTGLMAGSEHGLRIIREWRAAGGNAVVFDVKDSNGVVNVPFQHRLAPGGRPVIPNLAKFMRFVHALGMHGIARIAIFRDEELVVHHPELAVQSRRSGQPWRENGKLVWTDPSRPEVQEYNLALAREAAAAGADEIQFDYVRFPAEGDQKDARFAFESEHPKWIRADVIAGFLHRAYAEVHAQGALLSLDVFGVMAWQREVDLAHTGQDVVRMAQECDVLSPMIYPSHFFGMDGYKLPGDAPEHFISESMERFGKITTGSGVVLRPWLQAFGWRTKTYSPGYVETQVSVAKAHGGVGFLFWNARNDYSKPFTAMGEMRAARGRYFRGDELPAHSRAEAEPAPAAPAGAGLP; this is translated from the coding sequence ATGGCGCCGCCGCTGGTCACGCCCGCGCCGCGCGCCGCGGCTCCCGCGGCGGCTGCAGCCGCACCTGCGACGGCAGCGACCGCCGCCGCGCCTGCGCCCAAGGCCCCGGCTTCCCCGGCCGCGCTGCCGATGGCCGCACTGCCTCCCGACTTTCTCCAGCCCGCAGGCACGCACGTCGAGATCTACACCGCGCTGAAGGGCAACACCCTGGCGACGCTGGTCCGGCTCTACCTGCCGGAGAGCCACTACATGACGGCAGGCGAGCTGGAGACCGCCATCACCCAGGCCAACCACCTGAAGGGACCTTTCCTCAAGCCCGGGCCGGTGCTGATCCCGGGCATGGAAGACAAGCCCATCGTGGAGAAGGTCATCCCGGTGAAGAAGGACTTCGAGGTGCGCGCCATCTACCTCACCGGCTTGATGGCGGGCAGCGAGCACGGCCTGCGCATCATCCGGGAGTGGCGCGCGGCGGGCGGCAACGCCGTGGTCTTCGACGTGAAGGACTCCAACGGCGTGGTCAACGTCCCCTTCCAGCACCGGCTGGCCCCCGGCGGCCGTCCGGTGATCCCCAACCTGGCCAAGTTCATGCGCTTCGTGCACGCGCTGGGGATGCACGGCATCGCGCGCATCGCCATCTTCCGCGACGAGGAGCTGGTGGTGCACCATCCCGAGCTGGCGGTGCAGTCGCGGCGCTCGGGACAGCCGTGGCGGGAGAACGGCAAGCTGGTGTGGACCGACCCTTCGCGCCCCGAGGTGCAAGAGTACAACCTGGCGCTGGCGCGGGAGGCGGCGGCGGCCGGCGCCGACGAGATCCAGTTCGACTACGTGCGCTTTCCCGCCGAGGGCGACCAGAAGGATGCGCGCTTCGCCTTCGAGAGCGAGCATCCCAAGTGGATCCGCGCCGACGTGATCGCCGGCTTCCTGCACCGGGCCTATGCCGAGGTGCACGCCCAGGGCGCGCTGCTCTCACTCGACGTCTTTGGAGTGATGGCCTGGCAGCGCGAGGTGGACCTCGCCCACACCGGGCAGGACGTCGTGCGCATGGCCCAGGAGTGCGACGTGCTCTCGCCCATGATCTATCCCTCGCACTTCTTCGGCATGGACGGCTACAAGCTCCCCGGCGACGCTCCCGAGCACTTCATCTCCGAGTCCATGGAGCGCTTCGGCAAGATCACCACCGGCAGCGGGGTGGTGCTGCGGCCGTGGCTGCAGGCCTTCGGCTGGCGCACCAAGACCTACTCCCCGGGATACGTGGAGACGCAGGTGAGCGTGGCCAAGGCGCACGGCGGGGTGGGCTTCCTCTTCTGGAACGCGCGCAACGACTACAGCAAGCCGTTCACCGCCATGGGCGAGATGCGGGCCGCGCGCGGCCGCTACTTCCGCGGCGACGAGTTGCCCGCCCACAGCCGCGCGGAGGCGGAACCCGCTCCCGCCGCCCCGGCGGGCGCGGGCCTGCCCTGA
- a CDS encoding branched-chain amino acid transaminase: MAIKKTEKIWHNGKLIPWDQATLHVMSHVVNYGSSVFEGIRCYAQPKGGAAIFRASEHAQRLLDSAKIYRIDVDYSRDELVAAFIEIVQANRTVPCYIRPIVLRGYGEAGVNPFSSPTEVYIVNYEWGKYLGHGADEGVDVCVSSWTRIAPNTLPAMAKSGANYMNSQLIKMEAILNGYVEGIALDANGYVSEGSGENLFLVRQGTLYTAPLGNSVLAGITRDTVLRIARDQGIPVAEQGIPREMLYIADEVFFSGTGAEITPIRSVDKISVGKGVVGPVTEAIRKDFFSIVNGTAPDRYGWLTSVPVTSKQPVGV; encoded by the coding sequence ATGGCCATCAAGAAGACGGAGAAGATCTGGCACAACGGCAAGCTGATTCCCTGGGACCAGGCCACCCTGCACGTGATGTCGCACGTGGTGAACTACGGCTCTTCGGTCTTTGAAGGCATCCGCTGCTACGCCCAGCCCAAGGGCGGCGCCGCCATCTTCCGGGCGTCCGAGCACGCCCAGCGCCTGCTGGACTCCGCCAAGATCTACCGCATCGACGTGGACTACAGCCGCGACGAGCTGGTGGCCGCCTTCATCGAGATCGTCCAGGCCAACCGCACCGTGCCCTGCTACATCCGCCCCATCGTGCTGCGCGGCTACGGCGAGGCCGGGGTGAACCCCTTCAGCTCGCCCACCGAGGTCTACATCGTCAACTACGAGTGGGGCAAGTACCTAGGACACGGCGCCGACGAGGGCGTGGATGTGTGCGTCTCGTCCTGGACGCGCATCGCCCCCAACACCCTGCCCGCCATGGCCAAGTCGGGCGCCAACTACATGAACTCGCAGCTCATCAAGATGGAAGCCATCCTGAACGGCTACGTGGAGGGCATCGCGCTCGACGCCAACGGCTACGTCAGCGAAGGCTCGGGCGAGAACCTGTTCCTGGTGCGCCAGGGCACGCTCTACACCGCGCCCCTGGGCAACTCGGTGCTGGCCGGCATCACCCGCGACACCGTCCTCCGCATCGCCCGCGACCAGGGCATCCCGGTGGCGGAGCAGGGCATCCCCCGCGAGATGCTGTACATCGCCGACGAGGTCTTCTTCAGCGGCACCGGCGCCGAGATCACCCCCATCCGGTCGGTGGACAAGATCAGCGTGGGCAAGGGTGTGGTGGGCCCCGTCACCGAAGCTATCCGGAAGGACTTCTTCAGCATCGTCAACGGCACCGCCCCCGACCGCTACGGCTGGCTCACATCCGTGCCCGTCACCAGCAAGCAGCCGGTCGGCGTCTAG
- a CDS encoding DinB family protein, giving the protein MATATQAPSLNKEFALCYRDLMLGDLKREMETTRKVIEAIPDAKRDYRPDPKARSAWELAWHIVCVEVQFAEEIAEGAFKMEERYKNESKSVRDLAEWYGKNLPRALDKIKAMTADQLVHVLDFYGAFQFPAAMYLSFIAKHTIHHRGQLSTYLRPMGSKIPSIYGGSADEPWQG; this is encoded by the coding sequence ATGGCTACCGCCACCCAAGCCCCTTCCCTCAACAAGGAATTCGCTCTTTGCTACCGTGATCTCATGTTGGGCGACCTGAAGCGGGAGATGGAGACCACCCGCAAGGTGATCGAGGCCATCCCCGACGCCAAGCGCGACTACCGTCCCGACCCCAAGGCCCGCAGCGCCTGGGAGTTGGCCTGGCACATCGTCTGCGTGGAGGTGCAGTTCGCGGAGGAGATCGCGGAGGGCGCCTTCAAGATGGAAGAGCGCTACAAGAACGAGTCTAAGTCGGTGCGCGATCTGGCGGAGTGGTACGGCAAGAACCTCCCCCGCGCCCTGGACAAGATCAAGGCCATGACCGCCGACCAACTGGTCCACGTCCTGGACTTCTACGGCGCCTTCCAGTTCCCGGCGGCCATGTACCTGAGCTTCATCGCCAAGCACACCATCCACCACCGCGGGCAGCTCTCCACCTACCTGCGGCCCATGGGGTCGAAGATCCCCAGCATCTACGGGGGCAGCGCCGACGAGCCCTGGCAGGGCTAA